The genomic window CCGGGGTCCCCCGGATCGAATCCCCTCGCTCTGCCAGCACTCGCCGTCACGAAGAAGCCCCGAGACATTGCGGCGATCGCCGCGAGATAACCGGAGTGCGACACGTCGAGCCGGACGACGGGGACATCCGGCGGCAGTAAGCCGAGCATCGCGTCGGCAATCTGGCGATCGTCATCGCAGATGATCGCCAGAACCGCTGATTCCGGACCCCGCTTCGCAATCCAGTGGTGCCTGCCATGCGCGAAGTGCCGGTAATCGGCCACCTGGACCGACCCGACGGCGGCCTCCGTAAACTTCGATTCGATGTCGATGGCGGCTGGGAGGGTTGAGGGGCCGTGAAGGACGACGAGCGTGTTGCGGCTCCACAACTCCGCGCACCGGATGTCGATGGCCTGGGCATCCGTCCACGAGTGGTCGCAGATCAGATCGTAGAATGAGCGGGGCAGACCTGGGTCGGCGCCGAGAGCATCGGCGTAAGCGCGGGCGAGAAGGACCGAGAACGCCAAGAGGGAATTCACAGCAAGAAAGCCGTCCTTGCCGCAGGGCGGGGCGAAATCGAAGAAGTCCACGAAGCGATACTTCGCGGCGGCATCGGCTAGCGGAGACTCTGGTGTGGCACACCATGCCATCAGACTCCTCGGCTCCGCCGAGATGAGATGGCGGAATCCTCCAAGAACGTCCGGATTCTTCCCACCAGCAGTGGGGATGAAGACCGCCAGATCGCGCAGGTCAGCCGGGGACGCTATCAGTTGGAGTGGCGTCATCGCCTGGGCGATGCGCTTGGTGTGGTGGGTGTGCAGGGCGGCCGCGAGGTGGGCGACCGTAAAAGAGCCGCCCGAGCCGACAGCGAGGAGGGGAAGGCCAGTCAAGCCGCGGAATGCCCGAACGATGCTGTCGAGCGGGTGCCTCATGGACCATTCAAAGGTGGCCGGCAGGGAATCTAGCTCGGCCGCAAAAGGTTTGCCCACGGGCGATTTCCATGAATGAGCGGGTTGGCCAAGCCACCGGAATCACCGCGCCTCCGTCACGAAACCGACCGCGAAACGGCCCAGCCTCCCTCGTGATAGGTGCGTACCGATGACGTTGCATGGCCCCCGAGGCGCACTGACTCTCGGTCGGGCCGTATGGCGAATGCCTATTCTATCGACCGTGCACGGCGAATTCTTGGGTGAAGCGGCGGGGCATCTGACTCTTTGACCACTAATGGCCGCAAGTTCCCTAATATAATATGCTCCGTCAATCCTCACCACGCAGGTTCAGTTTCTCGTGCCTCCAACCCCTGTCCCGAGACTCGCCGTCAGGCCGAGTCGCAAGCCGCCATGCGGTGCCGATTAGCGGCCAAAGCGACGTCCGCCATCGCGTTGCAACCCCAATGCAACCCAGCACGCGGGCCACGTACGCAAGTCTTTTCAGAAAATTGCTTTAAGGAAACGAGACGGCGGGTGCAATTCCCGCCGCCTCCACTTCGCAGCAAACTGTTAACTGATGAGAGTTTGCGACAACAGGCGACGCAAGCCCCGGCCCCGCCGGGGCTTGTTCGTTTTCGGAGCCTTCCTCGCCTTGGTCGTCGCCGACACGCGGTGACAGGTCGCGACCCGGGGCGCCGCCCCGATTGCAGACATCGTGCAGACAGCCTGCGGAGGCCGAGGCGAGCAGTGAGGGAAGGTTGCTCAAGGGCCTCGGCCCGGTCCTCCATGCCGATGTGGGTGGACTTGGCCGTCTCCCAGATGTCGGCGTGCCGGGCCAACTCCTTGGCCTCCATGATCGAGGCGCCCGAGCGGACCAGCCCCGTGATGTGGCTGTGCCGCCCGGCGGTGTCATCCCCGGCCTCGAGGCAGGGTTACGTGCAGCCCAAGGGTGCTTCCTTTACTGAACTTGTCAGCACAAACAGACAAAACATAATATTTATGTCAAACAAATTGAATGAGTTTCGTGACATTCTTAGCGGGCCCTCTCCTCGAACAGCTCGTCCCGGATCCCGGCCCGGAGCTTGATTTCCTTGATGGCGCAGTAGACGACCGGCACGACGAGCATCGTCATCACCTCGATGAGCATGCCACCGAAGCTGGGGATGGCCATTGGGACCATGATGTCGGACCCTCGGCCGGTGGACGTGAGCACCGGGATCAGGGCAAGGATGGTTGTCGCCGTGGTCATCAGGCACGGCCGCACCCGACGCATCCCGGCCTCAATCGTCGCGACCCTCGCGTCCTCAACCGTCTCGATCCGTGCCGAGCTGAAGCTCTGGTCCAGGTAAGTGGTGATGACCACACCGTCGTCGGAGGCGATGCCGAAGAGCGCCAGGAAGCCGACCCAGATCGCCACGCTCAGATTGATCGTGTGCACCTGGAACAGCTCGCGCATGTTGGTCCCAAAAACCTCGAAGTCGAGGAACCAGTTCTGACCGTAGGCCCAAACCATCAGGAAGCCGCCTGCCCAGGCGACGATGATCCCGGAGAAGACGAGTAATGTTGTCGGCACCTGTTTGAACTGGAAGTACAGGATCAGGAAGATCAGAAACAATGCCAACGGCAACACGACCGAGAGTGTCTTCTGGGCCCGGACCTGGTTCTCATAGTTTCCGGAGAACCGGTAGCTGACACCGGCCGGCAGCACGAACTCGCCCGACTCGATCGTGTCTCTCAGGAAGGCCTGGCAGTCCTCGACCACGTCGACCTCGGCAAAGCCTGGCTTCTTGTCGAGCAAGACATAGGCGACAAGGAAGGTGTCCTCGCTCTTGATCGCCTGCGGGCCGCGGACGTAGCGGATGTCGGCGAGCTGCTCCAGCGGGATTTGCGTGCCGTCGGGGGCGGGAACCAGGATCCGGCCGAGCGTCTCGATCTGGTCGCGTAGCTCCCTCAGGTAGCGCACGCGCACCGGATAGCGCTCGCGTCCCTCGACGGTCGTCGTGATCCGCTTCCCGCCGATGGCGACCTCAATCACGTCCTGCACCTGTCGGATCATCAAGCCGTAGCGTGCGATGGCGTCGCGGTCGATGTCGATCTCCAGGTACGGCTTGCCCACCACGCGGTCGGCGACCACGGCCGACGGCTCGACGCTGGGAACCTGCTTCAGCAAGCCCTCCAGCTCAAGGGCAACCCGCTCGATCGTCTCCAGGTCCGGCCCACGCACCTTCAGGCCCATCGGCGCCCGCATGCCGCTCTGGAGCATGACAATTCGGGCGGCGATCGGCTGGAGCTTCGGCGCGGAGGTAGTGCCGGGGATGGTGGCGGCGTCGACGATCGCCTGCCAGATGTCGTCGGTCGTCCGGATCTCGTCGCGCCACTGGCGATAGGGGCGTCCGGAGGGGTCGGGGACCAGCTCGCCCCGATCGTCTCGGGCGAACTCGCCGGCCTTCTCGTCGTAGCGGAAGTTGAGCCGGTGGCCAGACGCGTCGGTAATGTACTCGGACTTGTAGGTGATGATCGTCTCGATCATCGAGATCGGCGCCGGGTCGAGCGGACTCTCCACCCGGCCGAGCTTGCCGACCACGAGGTCGACTTCGGGGATGGCGTTGATTGCCATGTCCTGAAGCTGGAGCACGTCGAGCGCCTCGCCGATCGAGGCGTGCGGCATGGTCGTGGGCATCCACAGATAGGAGCCCTCGTCCAGGTCGGGCATGAACTCCTTGCCCAGCCCGGGGAACGTGTGCGCCATCGTGACCCAAGGCTTCGAGAGCCGGACGTCCTCCGGGTCGCCCCCGGCCTGACCGACCGCCCAGGGGACGACGCCGAAGACCCGGTCGAACCCGAGCCAGGCCGAGGCGCCCAGCAACACAACCGTCACGGGAACCGAGAGGAACAGCAGCTTGTGGTCAAGGCACCAGCGCAGCAGCGGCCGGTAGATCACCATCTGGAACAGCACGAAGGCCCCGAGCAGCCCGCCGATGAGCGTTGCCACGAAGGCGAGGTTGCGGAGCAGGCCCTGTTCGACGCCCAGCGGTTCCCAGTGCCTTGTCAGGACAATGCCCACGACCGCCACGACCAGGGCGTTGGCCGTAGAGACGGCGGCCCGGCGGGACCACGGCGGCAGCGCCGGCTCGACGAGCCGGTAAGCTCCCAGTCCCGCAAGGATCGCCCCGGCCCACCACGCCAGCGTGACACCGACCACCCCGCCGGCCACGATCAGGCTTATCGAAAACAGTGCCTTCAGCTTGCCCGTCCCAGCCCGCCGAGTGAACAGGACATGGGCCGCCGGGGGAATGATCGTCAGGGCCACGATCACCGAGGCGATCAGCGCGAACGTCTTCGTGAACGCCAGTGGCCGAAAGAGCTTTCCCTCGGCGCCGATCATGGTGAACACGGGCAGGAAGCTGATCACCGTCGTCGAGACGGCCGTCAAGACCGCCGAGGCCACCTCGCTCGACGCTCGGTAGATGACCTCCAGCCGGGGCTCGTCCGGGTCCGCCTCGTCAAGGTACTTGAGAATATTCTCGCAGACGATGATCCCCATATCCACCATTGTGCCGATCGCAATTGCGATGCCGGAGAGGGCCACCACGTTGGCGTCGACCCCGAAGGTCTTCATGGCGATGAAGCACATCAAGACCGCCAGGGGCAGCAGGACGCTGATGAGGAAGGAGCTGCGCAGGTGCATCACCATCACGATCACGACGATGATCGTAACCAGAATTTCCTCGACCAGGGCCGTGTTCAGCGTGCCCAGGGTCTCGGAGATCAGACCGGCTCGGTCGTAGAAGGGGACGACCGTGACCTGACTGGTCGTCACCCACTCGGGCCAGTCCTCGCGGGGGGTTCCCCGAAGCCAGCTCAGCCACTCCTGATCGTTCAGGCCGCCGCCATCGGAGAATGCCTTGAAGCCGTGCCCGGCGGCGAAGGACTCGACGGTGTCGCGGTCGATCTGGTCGAAGTCGACGTCGGCGGTGGTCGGCAAGCCCGGGGCAATTTCGGCAATCTTCGCCTTGATGTTCTTGATCGCCGCCAGCGGGTTGTACCCGTAACGGACCACGACCACGCCGCCGACGGCCTCGGCCCCGGCCTTGTCCAGCGCCCCCCGGCGGAGGGCCGGGCCGAGGGAGACCGTCGCCACGTCCTTCACGCGGATCGGGACGTTCTCGTTCTGTGTGATCACCGACTTCTCGAGATCTTCGACCGACTCCAGGAAGCCGAGCCCTCGGATGACGTACTCGACCTTGTTCACCTCGATCGTCCGGGCGCCGACGTCGACGTTGGACATGCGCACGGCGTTGAAGATTTGATCGAGCGTAACCCGGGAGGCGCGCATCGCGTCGGGGTCGACATCGATCTGGTACTCCTGCACGAAGCCGCCAACCGAGGCGACCTCGCTAATCCCCTCGGCCGCCTGCAAGGCGTAGCGGACGTACCAGTCCTGGACGGTGCGCAGCTCGTTGCGATCCCAGCCTCCGGCGGGGTTGCCGTCGGGGTCTCGGCCTTCGAGCGTGTACCAGAAGATCTGACCCAGGGCGGTCGCGTCGGGCCCGAGCGCCGGCTGCACGTCCTCGGGCAGCGTGCCGGCAGGCAGGCTGTTGAGCTTCTCCAGCACCCGGCTCCGGGACCAGTAGAACTCGATCTCCTCGTCGAAGATGATGTAGATTGACGAGAAGCCGAAGAACGAGTAGCTGCGGATCGTCTTGACGCCGGGGATACCCAGCAGGTTGACCGTCAGCGGGTAGGTGATCTGGTCCTCGACATCCTGCGGTGATCGGCCCATCCACTCGGTGAAGACGATCTGCTGGTTCTCGCCAATGTCGGGGATCGCGTCGGTCGGCACCGGGTCACGCGGCAGGCCGCCGAGGTCCCAGTCGAACGGTGCGACCATCGCGCCCCACGCCGTCACGGCAATGACGACCAAGGCAACGACAAGCTTATTCTCCAGGCAGAAGCGAATGACCCGGTCGAGGGTCGACGCCCGGGGGGGCGATTCGGGCGGGGCGTGCTGCTGGGGCTCAGTCATGGTCGTGTCCCTCCTCGGAGTCCCGAGCCGAATCGCCCAGGGCGACCCGCTGCACCTCGTCGACGCAGCGGAGCATGGTCGCCCCGTAGTAGGGGTTGCGAGGCTGCTCGCCGGCCTGAAGCCAGGCGGCGCCCCGGCCGTCGAAGGCCATCGGGCAGTGCATCCGGTAGACGTCCCCGCCGATCTCGGGGGCGAAGGTCTCAAGAATGACCGGCATCTCCTCGGACAGGAGAGCAAAGCCGGCCCGCAACGGCTCAATTCCGGCTGCGCCGGCCATCCGGTCAATGGCCGTCCGCAAGTTGGCTTGCTCGCGTTCCCAGGTCTCTCGGGCCTCGCTTTCTAGGGCCGACGCATCGATGCCGGCCAACGCCCGGTCGAGTGCCCCGGCCGCCTCGCCGGCGCGAGCCGGGTCGTCTGAGGCCAGGGTGTCCTGGGCCTGAAGGTAGGCGTTCCAAAGTGCCTTCAATTGCTCCCGGAACGCAGGGGGGGCCTCGACCGGCCGGGGGCCGACCGTCTCGGCCGGCGGGCCGTCCCAGATCAGCGAGGTGTCGGTGGCGCAGGTCAGCATCGTTGCGCCGAAGTAAGGGTTCCGCACCGCTCCATCGGCCTGGAGCCAGGCGGCCCCTTTGTTGTCGAAGGCCATCGAGCAGAAGTGCTGAGAGATTGGCCCGACGGATGTTGGCAACCCAAAGGACGAGACAACGGTCAGCATGGTTTCGGACCACGACTTGAAGCCGCCTCGGAGTGCCTCAAGGTCGTTGGCCTGCTGGAGAGGCTCGATCGCCGCGAGCAGTTCGCCCCGGGTAGTCATCCAGGCGTCGTGCGCTTCCCCCTCCAGCAGCGTCATGTCGATTGACGAGAGTGCCTCCTCGGCCTGATCGACCGCCGATCGGGCGCGGTCGGGATCGTCGCCGGCAAGGGCTTGCTGGGCGTTCTGGTAAGCGTTCCAGAGGCCGGTAAGCTGCTCCCGGAAGGTATTGGAGACGTCGAACGGGCCGTTGGCCAGCAGTGTGCCAGGGTCATCGGTCACACCGAAGCGGTCGCGGAGTCGCCCGATGTCGGTCATTAATTGCCCGACGGCGTCTCGGATCCGGCGGTCGCTGGCGGCCCAACGGCCCTCGACAGCGTCGTTGCGGAGCTGCATCGCCAGCTCCTTCCAGAGCATCGCGGCGTGCCCGTCGAGCTTCTCGGCATCGACCCCGGCAATCGCCTGCTCGAGGGACTGGAGGGCGGCTCGCATCGCCTCGCGGTCGCCGGAGTCCATTGCGGAAGCCGCCTCACCGGCCGCCGAGAGGACCCGGCCGAGCTGCCCGGCGACGGAGGGCGGTAGCGCCAACTGATCCCCGCCGCCGTCCGAACCAGCATCGGCCATCGCTCCTTCGGGGTTCATCATGCTCGGCTTCGCGGCGATCTGCAGGGCACTGTCGAGCTTGAAGTTCCCCTGAGTAACGACTCGTTCTCCCTCCTCCAGACCGGCCCGGACGATGTAGGAGTCACCGGCTCGGGGTCCGAGGACGATCTCGCGGCCCTCGTAGGTTGGCCTGTCGGCGTTGGGCCGCTCAACGTAAACAACCGCCCGGGTGCCGGTCTTGAGTACGGCCGAGGCGGGCACCACGAGCGGCTCGGCCGACTCGTCGGCCGCGGCCGCGGCCGAGACGTAGCCGAGCGTCTCGGTCCGCACCAACGGCATGCCGCAGACGTCGCAGTCACCGGCGATGTCCTTCACCACTCCCGGGTGCATCCGACAAATCCATTTCCCCACCAGCGCCGCGTCCATCACCCGCCCGGCCGTGGCGACCTGGGCTCGCACGACGGCACGGACGAACATGTCGGGCTTGAGCTTGCCGCTCGGGTTCGGCACGTTGACCCTCACCTTCACCGTGCGGGTGGCGGCGTTGAGGACCGGGTCGATGAAGGCGATCGTCCCGGTGAAGACCTCGCCCGGGTAGGCCTCGCTGGTGAACTCGACCTCCTGGCCATAGCGGAGCCAGGGCAGATCCGATTCGTAGGCGTCGAGCTTGACCCAGAGGCGGGAGAGGTCGGAGATCGTGTAGATGCGGGTCCCCGTCTCGACGTAGGCCCCTTCCTGGAGGTTCTTCTGAATGACGATGCCAGACATCGGAGCGTAGATCGTCAGGTGGTCCGACGGTTCCTGCTGGGCCTCGATCTCCTGAATCTGCGCCTCGGTCAGTCCCCAGAGCCGGAGCTTCTCGCGGGCCGACTCCAGCAGCCGCTCGGCCCCAAGCACGCCGGAGGACGACCGCCGCTCCTGGGCGGCCTGGCGGGCTCGGATCAACTCGGCCTGGGCGGAATACAGCTCGGGGCTGTAGATCGAAACCAGGTGGTCCCCCTCCTGCACCTCGACGCCGGTGTAGTCCACGAACAGCCGATCGAGCCGGCCGGGGACCCAGGCGGTGATGTAGCCGAGTCGAGTCTCGTCGTAATCCACCTTGCCGACCATGCGGACGGTGGCCGTCACATACCGCCGCTCAACGGGCTCGACTTTCAGGTCGAGCAGTTCGCGGGCCTCCCGGCTGATGGAGACCTCGCGGAGGCCCTCGGCCTCCTCGCCGCCGTCGTCGGTGGCCGGGATGAGATCCATGCCGCAGAGCGGGCAGTCGCCGGGGTTGGGCTGGCGGATCTGCGGGTGCATCGAGCAGGTCCAGACGGTCGCCGCTGAGGCCCCCGGAGACGCCGCCCCAGCCTCTCCACCACCATCGCCGCCTCCCTCGGGGGCCAGCAGCGATCGGCCAAGACCGATACCAATGCCCAGCGCCGCCAGTACGACGACTGACGTCACCAGGCCGCCTGCCAGCCGAGAGACTCGACCCGAGCGACGGGATGGATTGGGGGATTGCGACGGGGTCGGAGGCCCGGACAGGGCCGGGGCGGCGCGGTCGGGCGACGGCTCGGATTTGGAGACATGTGCAGACATGGGTTACCTCCCGCACGCCCGAGTGGGCGTTCGATCGATCGGGGCGGGCATCGAGACAAGGGCGGCCATCGCAGAGACGAAAATCAGGTCGATCGGGACGATAAACCGATCAATTTTTTCAAATGGTCGTGGCAAGGCCTGTGAAGCAAAGGCACCGGGACAGTCCCCAGGCGCGACCCACCGCCGATCGAGCCGGCCGGCACAACTCGGGCATCCCTCGTGCGGGGCTCAAACACACAGCGAGGGACACCATCGGGCCGACCGGACCCGGGGCGACGGTGGGCCGCCCCGGGGACCGTCCCCGGATCGGCGGCCGGGGAATGCCCGGCCGCCGACGGTCGGGTCAGCCCCGGGGACCGTCGTCGTGATCGTGGCCTTGCTCGTCGCCGGTCTCGCCCGAGGCGGCACCGAGGTAGGTCTCGGACTTCTCCTTGACGGCGGGGATGCAGGCCGGGCAGCAGACGAAGACGGACTTCTCGCCCCGGCTAACCTTGATCGGCCCGCCCATGGCGTTCAGGTCGGCGGCGCTGATCGGGCAGGTCCCCTGGGCAGCCACGGTTTCGCGGTCGGCCTCGGTGGCTTTCCTTGCGGAGATGACCGAGCCGAAGCGGCGATCGGGGGCAGCCTCAACTTTGGGCAGGCAGCCGCGGCAGCAGAGGTAGAGCCGATCGTCCTCGCCACGGGTCACCCGGATCGGGCCGCCCATCGCGTTGAGGTCCTGACCGCTGACGGGGCACGTCGCCTGGGCAGAAACGCCGAGTCGGTCGTCCTCGGTCGCGGAAACAGCGACGATCTCGGCGGGAGCCCCGAGGGCAAAGGGGAGGGTGAATTGCGCCGTCTTCTCGGCGGGGTTGGGGAGTTTCCAGACCTGGATCGTGACACGCGTTCCCTCGGCCGGCAGGCCGCTCAGGTCGGCGTCGAGCGCCAGGGCGTTGACAGGCCCACCCTCGGTCGTTGCGACGGGCTGGAGTTCGTACGGGGCTGTATACTGCTTGGCGCCGGGCAGCAGGAAATACGCCCGGGCCTTCAGGCCTGCGACAACTCCCCGAGCAAGGTCGACACCCATCGGATAGACCTGCAGGCCGTCGGCTCCGATGACAACCTCGAACGCGTGGTGGTCGGTTTCGGCGACAGTCCCGCCGTGCTCGGAGTGGTGGCCCTGGGCATCCTGACCATGCTGATGCTGGTCATGCGGGTCTTCCCGCGGGGCTGCCTGAAGAGTCGAGGCGAGCCCGAGTGCCAGGGCGAGCGTAGCCGCGGTCGCGAACGGGAAGAGGCGACGAGGGGAGGTACGACGAGAGAGGCGGAAGGTCATGATTCGGAGACTCCTGAACGTGATGATCGTCATGCCAACCATCCGGCCGGCGGGAGAGTCCCGCAAACTGTGGAGGCAGTGCGGCCTGCTCGATCCGCCCGTCGCGGCCGATTTCGGTTCTCGGCCGAGAGAGGATGTGGTCGGATCGGGGAGATGCCGGTCCAAGGCACGGACGACGATCGCTGGACCAGCGATTTCGCAATTGGCCGGAGCGGTGAGGTCCCAACACCGAGTGGTCGGCGCGGACCGGTCCAAGTGCTAGTTCAGGAGATGGAGCGTGCGCAGATAGATTGGCACGCGAGGAAACCCGGCGGAATCGGAGGGGGCCGGGCGGGAGTCCGCGCCGGAATGGTTGCCGGAGAGGATGGCGGAGACGAACGCCAAAGACAAGGGCGAGGTGGTGGGTCGTCTCTCCGGAAGACGGGATTCCGATCGAGAGGCGGGAGGGGCCGACTCGTCGGCCGGGCAGACGCAAGAATGGCACGAATCAGCGACCGGAAGAGCCGCCGAAGGGGTGATACGTTCTGATCCTGGGGGAATGACCTCGGACGACGGCGCGGGGGCCGAGCAGCAGCAAGCAACCGCCTCACGCTCCATCCGGCAAGCGGCAGATTGTGAGGCCGTCTGGACACCCTTCGAGCAGGCCAAGGCCGCGTCCGCCGCGCAGAGCATGCCGAGGATCGCGATCACTGCGATCCAGGGAACTCGACGGCGGTAACTGCGGAAGACCATCAACAGCATTCCTCGATGGTGCCCAGAGAAATTAAGGTATATTTAGGTTATCGCCAGCGAAGCGATCGGTCAAGGACGATCTGAGTGGAGCCTGTGCTGGCCAAGCGCTCACAATTCCTGGAGAAAGTTCAAGACTCCCAGGCTCAGACGCTGCGACAGAAGGATCGAGTACGCCCAGTTTCAGCAGGACCAACCGAGGCAGCTGGGCCTCGCGGATCGAACACGGAACTGGACGTTGGCAGCCGCCTTGCCGAGGAGCTGGTAAAGCGAGACAACTCTCAGTCAATCCGAGATTCAGTCCCAAGACCGCCGAAGACCTGCTCTGGAACTGAGAACCCCTTTCTCCCGTACCGATACCTCAGGATCAACAAAGCGTTCGTGGAGTGAAGGTGTCTGATGGCTCGATCATTAAAGAGGTGAACCACCCTAAGGATAACGCGCCGCGCGCGGAGCGGACGGTGAGCCGCGTCGCCCCCTCACGGCGTTGCCTCGCCGCCTCCGAAGGCCTACGGGCCTGGGAGAGCCATCCTCCGAGGAGTCCAAGCGCACCGGGTCACCGTTCACTCCACGCTCGTCGTTCGTGGGCAAGTCGATCGTGACCACCTGCCGGCAAAGACGTTCAAAGGAATCACCTGGAGTTTTGTGAAATGATCAACAGGATCGCAAGGAGACGATTGGTTCGGTCGGCGCTCGCAAGCAGCATGGTGATCGCGTTGACGATGGGGCTGATCCCGGACTCGGCGTGGGGACAGATGAGTGTTCGGCGCCGACCGCTCGGCGGTTACGGGGCGGCGACCATCGCCCGGTCCTACCGCATGGACAAGGGCGCGGCGTACATTCCCTATGGCGGCGGCTTCGGAGGCTACATCGCTCAACGAGTTCTGGAGCCGACGTCGCCGGTTGCCTCGGTGACAACCCCGCAGCCGTCGCCCCGCACAGCGATCGGCGGCACCAGCATGGCCCGAACGCCGATCGGTGGCGCCTCCCGCATGAGAGAACGCCGCCTGGTGCCGTCGGCCGGGTCGATGGGGATGACAGGCATGATCCGCTCCCCTGCCGTGGGGAGGCCGGGGGTGATGCCTCCCCGGCTCAGCTCACCGTTCGGATCGCCCTCGGTGCTCGGAGGCGGTTGAGTCGATCGTCATTCAGGATTGGTCCGGTCGCTCTCGCGTCCGGAAAACGGACCGGAGCCGATGGGTGGAGGAGGTGGAGGGGCTTCATCGGCCGGTGTGGCGTCAAGGGCCTCCGTCGGGGGATGGTCCCTGAGCTGAATCCCGACGGCTCGCTCCAGCGAGGCGAGGCTCTTGTTCAGCTCGGCCTCGAAGCGGGCCACCT from Tautonia marina includes these protein-coding regions:
- a CDS encoding efflux RND transporter permease subunit; translated protein: MTEPQQHAPPESPPRASTLDRVIRFCLENKLVVALVVIAVTAWGAMVAPFDWDLGGLPRDPVPTDAIPDIGENQQIVFTEWMGRSPQDVEDQITYPLTVNLLGIPGVKTIRSYSFFGFSSIYIIFDEEIEFYWSRSRVLEKLNSLPAGTLPEDVQPALGPDATALGQIFWYTLEGRDPDGNPAGGWDRNELRTVQDWYVRYALQAAEGISEVASVGGFVQEYQIDVDPDAMRASRVTLDQIFNAVRMSNVDVGARTIEVNKVEYVIRGLGFLESVEDLEKSVITQNENVPIRVKDVATVSLGPALRRGALDKAGAEAVGGVVVVRYGYNPLAAIKNIKAKIAEIAPGLPTTADVDFDQIDRDTVESFAAGHGFKAFSDGGGLNDQEWLSWLRGTPREDWPEWVTTSQVTVVPFYDRAGLISETLGTLNTALVEEILVTIIVVIVMVMHLRSSFLISVLLPLAVLMCFIAMKTFGVDANVVALSGIAIAIGTMVDMGIIVCENILKYLDEADPDEPRLEVIYRASSEVASAVLTAVSTTVISFLPVFTMIGAEGKLFRPLAFTKTFALIASVIVALTIIPPAAHVLFTRRAGTGKLKALFSISLIVAGGVVGVTLAWWAGAILAGLGAYRLVEPALPPWSRRAAVSTANALVVAVVGIVLTRHWEPLGVEQGLLRNLAFVATLIGGLLGAFVLFQMVIYRPLLRWCLDHKLLFLSVPVTVVLLGASAWLGFDRVFGVVPWAVGQAGGDPEDVRLSKPWVTMAHTFPGLGKEFMPDLDEGSYLWMPTTMPHASIGEALDVLQLQDMAINAIPEVDLVVGKLGRVESPLDPAPISMIETIITYKSEYITDASGHRLNFRYDEKAGEFARDDRGELVPDPSGRPYRQWRDEIRTTDDIWQAIVDAATIPGTTSAPKLQPIAARIVMLQSGMRAPMGLKVRGPDLETIERVALELEGLLKQVPSVEPSAVVADRVVGKPYLEIDIDRDAIARYGLMIRQVQDVIEVAIGGKRITTTVEGRERYPVRVRYLRELRDQIETLGRILVPAPDGTQIPLEQLADIRYVRGPQAIKSEDTFLVAYVLLDKKPGFAEVDVVEDCQAFLRDTIESGEFVLPAGVSYRFSGNYENQVRAQKTLSVVLPLALFLIFLILYFQFKQVPTTLLVFSGIIVAWAGGFLMVWAYGQNWFLDFEVFGTNMRELFQVHTINLSVAIWVGFLALFGIASDDGVVITTYLDQSFSSARIETVEDARVATIEAGMRRVRPCLMTTATTILALIPVLTSTGRGSDIMVPMAIPSFGGMLIEVMTMLVVPVVYCAIKEIKLRAGIRDELFEERAR
- a CDS encoding efflux RND transporter periplasmic adaptor subunit, with amino-acid sequence MSAHVSKSEPSPDRAAPALSGPPTPSQSPNPSRRSGRVSRLAGGLVTSVVVLAALGIGIGLGRSLLAPEGGGDGGGEAGAASPGASAATVWTCSMHPQIRQPNPGDCPLCGMDLIPATDDGGEEAEGLREVSISREARELLDLKVEPVERRYVTATVRMVGKVDYDETRLGYITAWVPGRLDRLFVDYTGVEVQEGDHLVSIYSPELYSAQAELIRARQAAQERRSSSGVLGAERLLESAREKLRLWGLTEAQIQEIEAQQEPSDHLTIYAPMSGIVIQKNLQEGAYVETGTRIYTISDLSRLWVKLDAYESDLPWLRYGQEVEFTSEAYPGEVFTGTIAFIDPVLNAATRTVKVRVNVPNPSGKLKPDMFVRAVVRAQVATAGRVMDAALVGKWICRMHPGVVKDIAGDCDVCGMPLVRTETLGYVSAAAAADESAEPLVVPASAVLKTGTRAVVYVERPNADRPTYEGREIVLGPRAGDSYIVRAGLEEGERVVTQGNFKLDSALQIAAKPSMMNPEGAMADAGSDGGGDQLALPPSVAGQLGRVLSAAGEAASAMDSGDREAMRAALQSLEQAIAGVDAEKLDGHAAMLWKELAMQLRNDAVEGRWAASDRRIRDAVGQLMTDIGRLRDRFGVTDDPGTLLANGPFDVSNTFREQLTGLWNAYQNAQQALAGDDPDRARSAVDQAEEALSSIDMTLLEGEAHDAWMTTRGELLAAIEPLQQANDLEALRGGFKSWSETMLTVVSSFGLPTSVGPISQHFCSMAFDNKGAAWLQADGAVRNPYFGATMLTCATDTSLIWDGPPAETVGPRPVEAPPAFREQLKALWNAYLQAQDTLASDDPARAGEAAGALDRALAGIDASALESEARETWEREQANLRTAIDRMAGAAGIEPLRAGFALLSEEMPVILETFAPEIGGDVYRMHCPMAFDGRGAAWLQAGEQPRNPYYGATMLRCVDEVQRVALGDSARDSEEGHDHD